The Streptomyces sp. HUAS MG91 sequence TGCCCGTACAGGTCGACGAGGGCGGCGGCGCGGCGCTCCTGAGGACCATCGGGGACATGGGGCTCGACGTCCACACGGGCGTCGGCACGCAGGAGGTCGTCACGGACGCCGACGGCCGGGTCACCGGCATGCGGCTGTCGGACGGCCGGGAGCTCGCCACCGACCTCGTGGTCTTCTCCGCCGGGGTCCGGCCGCGCGACCGGCTCGCGCGGGAATCGGGCCTGTCGGTGGGCGAGCGCGGCGGCATCGCGGTCGACGAGCAGTGCCGCACCAGCGACCCGGACGTCTACGCGATCGGCGAGTGCGCGCTCGCGAGCGACGGCCGGGTGTACGGGCTCGTGGCCCCCGGCTACGAGATGGCGCTCACCGCCGCCGACACCATCGCCGCCGCCAGCGCCGGCGCCACCGACGACATCGCCTCCGGCACCTCCCCGGCCGCCTTCACCGGCGCCGACCTGTCCACCAAGCTGAAGCTGCTCGGCGTGGACGTGGCCTCCTTCGGCGACGCGCACGGCACGGCCGACGGCTGCCTCGACGTCGTCTACGCGGACGCCCGCTCGGGCACGTACAAGAAGCTCGTCATCGGCGGCGGGGGCGAGCTGCTCGGCGGCATCCTGGTGGGCGACGCGGAGGCGTACGGCACGCTGCGCGCGTTCACCGGCACGGTGCCGCCGGTCGCGCCCGAGTCGCTGGTGCTCCCGGCAGGGGCGGGCGAGGCCGCGCGGCTCGGCCCCGAGGCGCTGCCCGACGACGCCGTCGTCTGCTCCTGCCACAACGTGACGAAGGGCGCCATCCGCGCCCACTCCACCCTGCCCGAGGTGAAGAAGTGCACCAAGGCCGGTACGGGGTGCGGCAGTTGCGTCAAGCTGATCGGGCAGCTGCTGCCGAAGAGCGGTGACGGCGGGCTGTGCGGCTGCTTCCGGCACACCCGGCAGGAGCTGTACGAGATCGTGCGCGTCCGGCGCGTCACCGGCTTCGCCCAGCTGCTCGACGAGTACGGGCGGGAGGCGGCGCGCGGGGGCGACGGCTGCGAGATCTGCAAGCCGGCGGTCGGTTCGGTCATCGCCTCGCTCGCGCCCTCGATCGGCGCGGACGGCCATGTCCTGGACGGCGAGCAGGCGGCCCTCCAGGACACCAACGACCACTTCCTCGCGAACCTGCAGAAGAACGGCTCGTACTCGGTCGTGCCGCGGATCCCCGGCGGCGAGATCACCCCGGAGAAGCTGATCGTGATCGGCGAGGTCGCCCGCGACTTCGGCCTCTACACGAAGATCACGGGCGGGCAGCGGATCGACCTGTTCGGCGCGCGGGTGGACCAACTGCCGATGATCTGGGCGCGGTTGGTGGACGCCGGGTTCGAGTCGGGGCACGCGTACGGCAAGTCGCTGCGCACGGTGAAGTCGTGCGTGGGGCAGAGCTGGTGCCGGTACGGGGTGCAGGACAGCGTGCGGATGGCGATCGACCTGGAGCTGCGCTACCGGGGCCTGCGCGCCCCGCACAAGCTGAAGTCGGCCGTCTCCGGGTGCGCCCGCGAGTGCGCCGAGGCCCAGTCGAAGGACTTCGGCGTCATCGCCACGGCCAACGGCTGGAACCTGTACGTGGGCGGCAACGGTGGCATGACACCTCGTCACGCCGACCTGCTGGCCCAGGACTTGAGCGACGCCGAGCTGATCCGGCTGATCGACCGCTTCCTGATGTTCTACATCCGCACCGCCGACCGGCTGGAGCGGACCTCGGTCTGGCTGGAGCGCGTCGAGGGCGGCCTGGACCATGTGCGGGACGTCGTCGTGCACGACTCGCTCGGCATCTGCGACGAGCTGGAGACCCTGATGCGGGCCCATGTCGCGCACTACCGCGACGAGTGGGCGGACACCCTCGACGACCCCGAGCGGCTGGCCCGCTTCGTGTCGTTCGTGAACGCCCCCGGCACCCCCGACCCGACGATCCGCTTCGTGCCCGAGCGCGACCAGATCAAGCCCGAACTGCCGCTGATCCCCCTGGAAGGACTGGCTGTCCGATGACCACGGCTCCGATCGCCCCCGAGAAGACGACCGTCATGGTGGAACTGGAATTGGAACTGGGCCTGGAACTGGAACCGGGCCTGAACACCGACACCGAGACCGACACCGCCGACTGGCTGACGGTGTGTGAACTGTCCCGCCTCACGCCGGGGCGCGGGGTCGCGGTGCTGCTGCCGGACGGCCGGCAGGCGGCGGTGTTCCTGTCCCGCTCCGGGCGGGTGCACGCCGTCGACAACACCGATCCGTTCACCGGCGCGGCCGTCCTCTCGCGCGGGCTGCTCGGCTCGGCGCGGGGCCGCCCGTTCGTGGCCTCGCCCCTGCTGAAGCAGCGCTTCGACCTGGAGTCGGGGCGCTGCCTGGACGACGACGGGGTCGCGGTGCGGGCGTATGCGGTGCGGGCGTCCGCGGTGCGACCCTCCGGCTGACCTGGGGCAGTTGACCGTACGTTCCAGAAACCTCTAGGGTCGCTCCGTGGCCAGGACCAAGGAATTCGACCCCGACGTCGCGTTGCAGGCGGCCGTGGAGCTGTTCCACGCGCGCGGTTACGAGGCGACGTCGATGGCGGACCTCGTCGACCGGCTCGGCATCGGACGGGCGAGCCTCTACGCGACGTTCGGCAGCAAGCACGAGCTGTACCTGAGGGCGATGGACCGGTACGCCGAGTCCACCGGCGCGGCCACCGTCGCCGAGCTGTCGGGGGACGGCCCGCCGCTGGCGGCCGTGCGCGGCCTGGTACGCCGGTTCGCGGCCGAGGCCACCGCGGGCGAACAGCGCCTGCTGGGCTGCCTGGTGACCAACACGGCGGCCGAACTGGGCCCGCACGACAGCCAGGCCGCGCGCCGCGTGGAGCGGTCCTGGGAGGAGATCGAGACGCTGCTGCACTCGGCGCTCGTCCGCGCACGCGCCAGGGGCGAGCTGCCCGCGGACCGCGACCCGCGCGCGCTCGCCCGGATGCTGCTCGTCCTGCTCCAGGGCATCCGGGTCACCGGCAAGGTCTCGCAGGACCCGGCCCGGGTCCGCGACGCGGCCGAACAGGCCCTCACCCTGCTGGACTGAGCCTTTCACAGGCTCCTTTCCTGCTGCCTTAATACTGAACCGTTCATTCAAGAAAGAGGTTCGTCATGTCCCGCAACCGCTTCTCCGGCAAGACCGCTCTCGTCACCGGCGCCGGTTCCGGTCTCGGCCGGGCCGTCGCGCTGGCCCTCGCCACGGAGGGCGCGAACGTGGTCGTGGCGGGCCGTACGCCCGGCCCCCTGGCGGAGACCGTCGCCCTCGTCGAGGCGGCGGGCGGCACCGCGCTCGCGCACCCGGCCGACGTCCGCAGCGCCGAGGACATGCGGGCCCTCGTCCGCACGGCCGTCGAACGGTTCGGCTCGCTGGACGTGGCGGTGAACAACGCGGGCGTCTTCCGCGGCGGCGCGCCCGTCGCCGATCTGCCGGCCGACGACTGGCGGACGCTGCTCGACGTCAACGTCACGGGGGTCCTGTACGCGCTCCAGGCCCAGGTCGCCCGGATGCGCGGCCAGGAATCGGGCGGGGCGATCGTCAACATCGCCTCGAACATCGGCCCGCACCGCACCCAGCCCGGCGTCACCGCGTACGGCGCCGCCAAGGCCGCCGTCTCCGCGCTCACCCGCGGCGCCGCCCTCGACCACATCGCCGACGGTGTCCGGATCAACGCGGTGAGCCCGGGGGCCTCCGCCACCTCGATGTCGTTGCGGCCGGGCGAGACGGAGGCCGAGCGGGAGATCCGGATGAAGGCCGAATCCCCGCTGGGCCGGGTCTCCGCCACCGCCGAAGTGGCTGCCGCCGTGCTCTATCTGGCCTCGGACGACGCCGCGTCGGTGGTGGGCGCGGACTTGGTGATCGACGGCGGCGCGGCCGCCTGAACCCCGGGCGCGCGTCTCGTCGTGGCTGGTCGCGCAGTTCCCCACCGGCCGTCAGTCGATTCCGGAGCGTTCCACCCCTGCCACGATCCAGCGCTGGAACAGCAGGAAGACCAGGAGCAGCGGCACGATCGACACGGCCGCCGCGATGAACAGTTCATGCAGCCGCACCACTTGGGACGTGGTGAACGAGGACAGCGCCACCTGCACCGTCCACGCGTTCCGGTCCTGCCCGATGACCAGCGGCCACAGGAAGGAGTTCCAGGCGCCGATGAAGACGATCGTGCCGACGGCGGCGAAGACGGGCCGCGCGTTCGGCACGACCACACGCCAGTATGTGCGCCAGTACCCGAGCCCGTCGACATGCGCCGCGTCCTCCAACTCCCGCGGGAATCCCAGGAAGTACTGCCGGAAGACGAAGCACGCGAACGCCGAGAACAGGGTCGGCACGATGAGGCCGCGCAGCGTCGAGACCCAGCCGAGCGACGAGACCAGCACGAAGGTCGGGACGAAGGTGACGGCCGCCGGGACCATGAGGGTGCCCAGGATCGCGTAGAACACCTTGTTCGCGTGCCGGTACGGGATGCGGGCGAGACCGTACCCGGCGAGGGACGCGAGCAGCACCGTACCCACGGTCGTGGCGACCGCGATCAGCGCGGAGTTGAGCAGCGAGCGCAGGAAGGGCACGGAGCTGTCGTCGAACAGCTCGCCCAGGTTGCCCCACTGGATGTGCGACGGGAAGAACGTCCAGTCGGGCGAGGTGATGTCCTCCTCGCGCGCCAGGCCGTTGCGGACCAGGAGGTAGAAGGGGATCAGGAAGAGCAGCGCGAGCGCCACGAGCAGGGCGAGCCGCACGGCGCGCCCCGCCCGGACGAGGGCGTCGTCCCGCACACGGGTGGCACCGGCCATCAGCCGGCCTCCTTCCTGCCGAGCCCGAACCAGCGCGCCTGCCCCACCGTGACGACCGCGATGATCAGGGCGAGCAGCACGGCACCGGCGCTGCCGAGGCCAAGGTTCTGCCCCTGGCCGAGGGCCGTGTAGTAGAGGTAGACGAGCGGCGGGCGGGCGTAGGGCGGATAACCGCGGGCGTCGGAGAGCAGGTTGTAGAACTCGTCGAAGGCCTGGAAGGCGTTGATGACGAGGAGCAGGACGACCGCCACGGAGGTGGCCCGCAGCTGCGGGAACGTGATGTGCCGGAACACCTGCCAGCCGGGGCGCGCGCCGTCGACGGCCGCCGCCTCGTACAGCGTCGGGCTGATGCGCTGGAGTCCGGCGAGGAACAGGATCATGTAGAAGCCCGCCTGGAGCCACAGCCGTACGGTGACGATGACGAGCCAGTACCAGGGCGGATCGGTGGTCGACAGCCAGGCGACCTGGTCCACGCCCACGTAACCGAGCAGGGTGTTGGCGAGCCCGAAGCGCACCCCGTTGAAGATCGACATCTTCCAGATCAGGGCGGCGACGACGTAACTGCACGCGGCGGGCAGGAAGAACACCGACCGGAAGAACGCCTGTGCGCGCCGCAGCCGGTTCACCATGAGGGCGAGGGCGAGCGAGGCGGCGTACGTGGCCGGCACGATGAAGAGGGTGAAGACGCAGAACGTCCACAGGCTGCTCGTGAAGGCGTCGTCCTTGAGCAGCGCCGTGTAGTTGTCGAGCCCGACGAAGGTGTCGGGCGTGACGGTGTTGTGCGCGTCGAAGAAGCTGAGCCAGACGCTCCAGCCGAGCGGGACGTACGTGAAGACGAGCAGCCCGAGGACGGACGGGCCGACGAACACCCAGAACCACAACGCCCGGTTGCGCTCGCGGAGTCGGCCTGCCGTGCGGGTCACTTCTTCTTCACGCGGTCGAGCTCCGCCGACACCTTCCGTACGACCTTCCTCAGCTCGGTGTCCGGGTTCGCGCCGCTCTTGATGATGCG is a genomic window containing:
- the nirB gene encoding nitrite reductase large subunit NirB, coding for MAQDPADTALPTLVLVGHGMVGQRFLEAAAERGLTASHRVVVLCEEPRPAYDRVHLTSYFSGTTPEELSLTDPGFIQRHGIELHVGDPAEAVDREARTVRARSGLTVAYDTLVLATGSYPFVPPVPGKDATGCFVYRTIEDLYAIEEYAKNSAAVGAVVGGGLLGLEAAGALKGLGLATHIVEFAPRLMPVQVDEGGGAALLRTIGDMGLDVHTGVGTQEVVTDADGRVTGMRLSDGRELATDLVVFSAGVRPRDRLARESGLSVGERGGIAVDEQCRTSDPDVYAIGECALASDGRVYGLVAPGYEMALTAADTIAAASAGATDDIASGTSPAAFTGADLSTKLKLLGVDVASFGDAHGTADGCLDVVYADARSGTYKKLVIGGGGELLGGILVGDAEAYGTLRAFTGTVPPVAPESLVLPAGAGEAARLGPEALPDDAVVCSCHNVTKGAIRAHSTLPEVKKCTKAGTGCGSCVKLIGQLLPKSGDGGLCGCFRHTRQELYEIVRVRRVTGFAQLLDEYGREAARGGDGCEICKPAVGSVIASLAPSIGADGHVLDGEQAALQDTNDHFLANLQKNGSYSVVPRIPGGEITPEKLIVIGEVARDFGLYTKITGGQRIDLFGARVDQLPMIWARLVDAGFESGHAYGKSLRTVKSCVGQSWCRYGVQDSVRMAIDLELRYRGLRAPHKLKSAVSGCARECAEAQSKDFGVIATANGWNLYVGGNGGMTPRHADLLAQDLSDAELIRLIDRFLMFYIRTADRLERTSVWLERVEGGLDHVRDVVVHDSLGICDELETLMRAHVAHYRDEWADTLDDPERLARFVSFVNAPGTPDPTIRFVPERDQIKPELPLIPLEGLAVR
- the nirD gene encoding nitrite reductase small subunit NirD, whose translation is MTTAPIAPEKTTVMVELELELGLELEPGLNTDTETDTADWLTVCELSRLTPGRGVAVLLPDGRQAAVFLSRSGRVHAVDNTDPFTGAAVLSRGLLGSARGRPFVASPLLKQRFDLESGRCLDDDGVAVRAYAVRASAVRPSG
- a CDS encoding TetR family transcriptional regulator, yielding MARTKEFDPDVALQAAVELFHARGYEATSMADLVDRLGIGRASLYATFGSKHELYLRAMDRYAESTGAATVAELSGDGPPLAAVRGLVRRFAAEATAGEQRLLGCLVTNTAAELGPHDSQAARRVERSWEEIETLLHSALVRARARGELPADRDPRALARMLLVLLQGIRVTGKVSQDPARVRDAAEQALTLLD
- a CDS encoding glucose 1-dehydrogenase translates to MSRNRFSGKTALVTGAGSGLGRAVALALATEGANVVVAGRTPGPLAETVALVEAAGGTALAHPADVRSAEDMRALVRTAVERFGSLDVAVNNAGVFRGGAPVADLPADDWRTLLDVNVTGVLYALQAQVARMRGQESGGAIVNIASNIGPHRTQPGVTAYGAAKAAVSALTRGAALDHIADGVRINAVSPGASATSMSLRPGETEAEREIRMKAESPLGRVSATAEVAAAVLYLASDDAASVVGADLVIDGGAAA
- a CDS encoding carbohydrate ABC transporter permease; this translates as MAGATRVRDDALVRAGRAVRLALLVALALLFLIPFYLLVRNGLAREEDITSPDWTFFPSHIQWGNLGELFDDSSVPFLRSLLNSALIAVATTVGTVLLASLAGYGLARIPYRHANKVFYAILGTLMVPAAVTFVPTFVLVSSLGWVSTLRGLIVPTLFSAFACFVFRQYFLGFPRELEDAAHVDGLGYWRTYWRVVVPNARPVFAAVGTIVFIGAWNSFLWPLVIGQDRNAWTVQVALSSFTTSQVVRLHELFIAAAVSIVPLLLVFLLFQRWIVAGVERSGID
- a CDS encoding sugar ABC transporter permease, with the translated sequence MTRTAGRLRERNRALWFWVFVGPSVLGLLVFTYVPLGWSVWLSFFDAHNTVTPDTFVGLDNYTALLKDDAFTSSLWTFCVFTLFIVPATYAASLALALMVNRLRRAQAFFRSVFFLPAACSYVVAALIWKMSIFNGVRFGLANTLLGYVGVDQVAWLSTTDPPWYWLVIVTVRLWLQAGFYMILFLAGLQRISPTLYEAAAVDGARPGWQVFRHITFPQLRATSVAVVLLLVINAFQAFDEFYNLLSDARGYPPYARPPLVYLYYTALGQGQNLGLGSAGAVLLALIIAVVTVGQARWFGLGRKEAG